Proteins co-encoded in one Bremerella sp. TYQ1 genomic window:
- a CDS encoding sterol desaturase family protein, which yields MSPNVEMIVRLSFFLGVLLAMTLWEVLSPRRTLSVRKSPRWLSNLGLIVVNTIAVRLLVPITAVATAMFAESRQWGILYLLDWPVWMEVILAILAFDFAIYLQHVMFHAVPALWRLHKVHHADLDFDVTTGLRFHTLEIALSAIIKCGVVVLLGAPAIAVVLFEVLLNASSMFNHSNVAIAKPIDQVLRWFIVTPDMHRVHHSVIRRETNSNFGFNLPWWDFLLGTYRDQPQKGHLQMTIGVPEERDENRVDRLPGMLLLPWNYVQEEDQAEAASTMDE from the coding sequence TTCCTGGGAGTCTTGCTGGCGATGACCCTCTGGGAAGTACTTTCTCCGCGGCGGACGCTTTCGGTCCGAAAGTCTCCACGTTGGCTAAGTAACTTGGGATTGATTGTCGTTAACACGATTGCGGTTCGACTGCTGGTACCGATCACTGCCGTTGCGACCGCCATGTTTGCCGAATCGCGGCAATGGGGAATCCTTTATCTCTTGGATTGGCCCGTATGGATGGAAGTAATTTTGGCAATCCTGGCCTTCGACTTCGCGATCTACTTGCAGCATGTCATGTTTCACGCAGTGCCGGCATTGTGGCGATTGCATAAAGTCCATCACGCCGATCTCGACTTCGACGTCACGACTGGACTCCGTTTCCATACGCTAGAAATCGCACTTTCCGCGATCATCAAGTGTGGTGTTGTCGTCCTGCTCGGGGCTCCGGCAATTGCGGTCGTTTTGTTTGAAGTCCTGCTGAACGCATCGTCCATGTTCAATCACAGCAATGTCGCCATTGCCAAGCCGATCGATCAAGTCTTGCGATGGTTTATCGTCACACCCGACATGCATCGCGTTCACCATTCGGTGATTCGCCGTGAAACCAACAGCAACTTCGGCTTCAACTTGCCATGGTGGGATTTTCTGCTGGGAACCTATCGAGATCAACCGCAGAAAGGGCACCTTCAAATGACGATCGGCGTACCGGAAGAGCGGGACGAAAACCGTGTCGATCGCCTGCCAGGCATGTTGCTGTTGCCCTGGAACTACGTACAAGAGGAAGACCAGGCTGAAGCAGCTTCGACAATGGACGAATGA